A single region of the Verrucomicrobiia bacterium genome encodes:
- the nirD gene encoding nitrite reductase small subunit NirD — MGKFVKVAKKSEIPTDRGLCVEAGGREIALFKINDKVYAIDHICPHAGGPLAEGAVHGEQVMCPWHGWEFNIKNGQCGFNSALKQDVFKVKEDGDDVYVEA, encoded by the coding sequence ATGGGCAAGTTCGTCAAAGTGGCCAAGAAAAGCGAAATCCCGACCGACCGCGGGCTTTGCGTCGAGGCGGGCGGGCGCGAGATCGCGCTTTTCAAAATAAATGACAAGGTGTATGCCATCGACCACATCTGCCCCCATGCCGGCGGCCCGCTTGCCGAAGGCGCGGTGCACGGCGAACAGGTCATGTGCCCCTGGCACGGCTGGGAATTCAACATCAAGAACGGCCAGTGCGGCTTCAATTCTGCGCTGAAGCAGGACGTTTTTAAGGTGAAAGAAGACGGCGACGACGTGTACGTCGAAGCCTGA
- a CDS encoding transketolase: MPTQTKTVKTPSIEELKAKAKQIRRDIVHMTAVAGSGHPGGSLSATEILTALYFAVMKHDPKSPKWADRDRFILSKGHASPLLYSVLAEAGYFDRDLLPTFRKLNSPLQGHPDRRRLAGVEASTGSLGQGLSIGIGHALARRLDQKSFYTYVVVSDGESNEGQIWEAAAMAAHHKVDHLITFLDYNKFQLDDATHVICNMEPMGAKWASFGWNVQEIDGHDLGQILAAVEKAKQVKNQPAIIVCHTVKGKGISFMENNNHFHGVSPTKEEMEKALKELS; encoded by the coding sequence ATGCCCACTCAGACAAAAACCGTGAAAACACCCTCGATCGAAGAACTCAAGGCCAAGGCCAAACAAATCCGCAGGGACATCGTCCACATGACGGCGGTGGCCGGTTCCGGCCATCCCGGCGGTTCCTTGTCCGCGACGGAAATCCTTACGGCGCTTTACTTTGCGGTGATGAAGCACGACCCGAAAAGCCCCAAATGGGCCGACCGGGACCGCTTCATTCTGAGCAAGGGCCATGCTTCTCCGCTTCTTTATTCCGTGCTTGCCGAGGCCGGCTATTTCGACCGCGATCTTCTGCCGACTTTCCGCAAATTGAACAGCCCGCTGCAGGGACACCCGGACCGCCGGCGCCTTGCGGGCGTGGAAGCATCCACGGGTTCGCTCGGCCAGGGGCTTTCCATCGGCATCGGACACGCGCTCGCGCGGCGCCTCGACCAGAAATCTTTTTATACCTACGTGGTCGTCTCGGACGGCGAATCCAACGAAGGTCAGATCTGGGAAGCCGCGGCCATGGCCGCCCACCACAAGGTGGACCACCTGATTACGTTTTTGGACTACAACAAATTCCAGCTCGACGACGCCACGCACGTGATCTGTAACATGGAGCCCATGGGCGCGAAGTGGGCGAGCTTCGGCTGGAACGTGCAGGAAATCGACGGCCATGACCTCGGCCAGATCCTCGCGGCGGTGGAAAAAGCCAAGCAGGTGAAGAACCAGCCGGCCATCATCGTCTGTCATACCGTGAAGGGCAAAGGCATTTCCTTCATGGAGAACAACAATCATTTCCACGGCGTTTCTCCGACGAAAGAAGAAATGGAAAAAGCCCTGAAGGAGCTCAGCTGA